The following are from one region of the Deltaproteobacteria bacterium genome:
- a CDS encoding 50S ribosomal protein L25 codes for MERLKLTASSRETAGKGLTLLRNSGFVPGVIYGKKTKPSLVQIPFKDLEKATTTEAGFNAIFELSVDGKAQGLVRIREYQAHPIKRNFTHVDFQVVDLKETVDVDVPVAVIGKSEGVKKGGVLELQRRSLHLRCLVTQ; via the coding sequence ATGGAACGCTTAAAACTAACCGCATCAAGTCGTGAAACAGCAGGAAAAGGACTTACCCTTCTCCGTAACAGTGGTTTTGTTCCGGGTGTTATTTACGGGAAAAAAACCAAACCAAGTTTGGTTCAGATTCCTTTCAAAGATTTGGAAAAAGCCACCACCACAGAAGCCGGCTTCAACGCCATTTTTGAATTGAGCGTTGACGGAAAAGCACAAGGTTTGGTTCGCATTCGTGAATATCAGGCACATCCGATCAAAAGAAATTTTACGCATGTTGATTTTCAGGTAGTGGATCTCAAGGAAACGGTAGATGTGGATGTTCCTGTAGCCGTGATCGGAAAATCAGAAGGCGTGAAAAAAGGTGGAGTGTTGGAATTGCAACGCCGTTCACTTCACTTGCGTTGCTTGGTCACACAAAT
- a CDS encoding ATP-binding protein, producing MDVKTINHLLAEGNIDRDDMWPRIVEMESKAHQFRFEFGLDELPTEPGLIIIRGPRQYGKSTWLDTNMRWSAEDFGKASTYYLNGDEIGSADELAEEMKNLYPAYAGDAKVKRLFIDEITAVPEWEKAVKRIIDQGLFKDVLIITTGSKASDLRHGSEKLPGRKGKLPKNEYIFLPISYREFKFNSENVHGDKSWIAYLLTGGSPVACNDICQFERLPEYFIQLVRDWVLGEVVSSGRNRLALTQLLHVIMKYGGSPVGFAKLAREAGLANNTVASGYVEQLSDLLAVMPSWPIETNKQTVLMRKPCKFHFINLAVAIAFHSSSLKYVHEFENLPSEIQGIFIEWLVAQEIWRRSVLMGRANPETISFWASKEHEIDFVTPNLNFIEVKKGQAGPLEFSWFSKIFPKDELTVICNTPFTSKQVTGMTIENFLLSAPTSLAYNE from the coding sequence ATGGACGTTAAGACGATAAACCATCTTTTGGCAGAAGGAAACATCGATCGCGATGACATGTGGCCTCGTATTGTCGAGATGGAGTCAAAGGCCCATCAATTCCGATTCGAATTCGGATTGGACGAACTTCCCACGGAACCCGGGCTCATAATAATCCGCGGACCTCGTCAATATGGCAAGAGCACATGGCTTGATACGAATATGCGCTGGTCCGCCGAAGATTTTGGAAAAGCCTCCACATATTATCTTAATGGGGACGAGATAGGGTCGGCAGATGAACTCGCGGAAGAAATGAAAAATCTTTATCCCGCCTATGCCGGAGACGCCAAAGTAAAAAGACTTTTTATCGACGAGATAACCGCCGTCCCTGAATGGGAGAAAGCAGTAAAACGAATCATTGATCAAGGTCTGTTCAAAGATGTGCTTATCATAACCACAGGTTCAAAGGCATCGGATCTTCGCCATGGTTCGGAAAAACTTCCGGGGCGAAAGGGTAAATTGCCAAAGAACGAATATATTTTTCTTCCGATCTCTTATAGAGAATTCAAATTCAATTCTGAAAATGTGCACGGCGACAAGTCGTGGATAGCATATCTCTTAACAGGCGGATCCCCCGTTGCCTGCAATGACATCTGCCAATTCGAACGCCTGCCTGAATATTTTATTCAGCTGGTGCGTGATTGGGTTTTGGGAGAGGTTGTTTCGTCGGGCAGAAATAGGCTGGCGCTAACACAGCTTTTGCACGTTATCATGAAATATGGCGGTAGCCCTGTTGGTTTTGCGAAACTCGCAAGAGAGGCTGGCCTCGCCAATAATACGGTTGCAAGCGGTTATGTTGAACAGCTTTCTGACCTGCTTGCGGTTATGCCTTCATGGCCGATAGAAACTAACAAACAAACCGTGCTCATGCGAAAGCCTTGCAAATTTCATTTCATAAATCTTGCGGTGGCTATAGCTTTTCATTCTTCGTCGCTTAAGTATGTGCATGAATTTGAAAATTTGCCGTCTGAAATACAGGGGATTTTTATCGAATGGCTTGTGGCACAGGAGATCTGGCGGCGCAGTGTTTTAATGGGACGGGCCAATCCGGAAACCATAAGTTTCTGGGCGTCAAAAGAACACGAAATAGATTTTGTAACTCCGAATCTGAACTTTATTGAAGTGAAAAAGGGGCAGGCAGGCCCGCTTGAATTCAGCTGGTTTTCAAAAATATTTCCAAAGGATGAATTAACGGTTATTTGCAATACGCCATTTACTTCGAAACAGGTGACAGGCATGACAATCGAAAATTTTCTGCTGTCCGCACCAACTTCGCTTGCCTACAATGAATAA
- a CDS encoding ribose-phosphate pyrophosphokinase, which yields MYSYKNIKVFSGNANPILAQAIVDCLELKLGKAVVKRFSDGEVWVEIQENVRGMDTFVIQPTSQPSNENIMELLVMIDALKRASADRITAVIPYYGYARQDRKVAPRTPISAKLVADLLTTAGADRILSLDLHAGQIQGFFNIPVDNLFAMPVFIKYIEDNLKDNLIMVAPDAGAAERARSFAKRLSCPMALIDKRRPQPNVTEVMHIVGDVAGKKAILIDDIIDTAGTLTQAAQALIKDGAKEVYGCCTHAVLSGPALDRINQSELKKLITTDSIAVRESVQKCPKVEVLSVSSLLGEAIRRIYHSDSISSLFVV from the coding sequence ATGTATTCGTACAAAAACATCAAGGTCTTTTCAGGAAATGCCAACCCTATCTTGGCGCAGGCCATTGTTGATTGCCTTGAATTAAAATTGGGAAAGGCCGTTGTCAAACGTTTCAGTGACGGAGAAGTTTGGGTTGAGATTCAGGAAAATGTTCGCGGGATGGATACGTTCGTTATTCAACCCACTTCCCAACCCTCCAATGAAAATATCATGGAACTTTTGGTAATGATCGATGCGCTCAAGAGAGCATCGGCTGACCGGATCACTGCCGTCATTCCTTATTATGGTTACGCAAGACAAGATCGGAAAGTGGCTCCGCGCACTCCCATCAGTGCAAAGTTGGTTGCCGATTTATTAACTACCGCCGGTGCCGATCGCATTTTAAGTCTTGATTTGCACGCCGGTCAGATTCAGGGTTTTTTCAATATTCCGGTCGACAATCTTTTCGCGATGCCCGTTTTCATCAAATATATTGAAGATAATTTAAAAGATAATTTGATCATGGTGGCTCCGGATGCCGGCGCCGCAGAAAGAGCCCGCTCTTTCGCAAAACGTCTTAGCTGTCCCATGGCTTTGATCGACAAACGCCGCCCGCAACCCAATGTCACGGAAGTGATGCACATCGTCGGAGATGTGGCCGGGAAAAAAGCCATTTTGATTGATGATATTATTGATACCGCGGGCACGCTGACACAAGCCGCACAAGCGTTAATCAAAGACGGCGCCAAAGAAGTTTACGGGTGTTGCACCCATGCCGTTTTGTCCGGACCCGCTCTTGATAGAATTAATCAATCCGAATTGAAAAAATTAATTACGACCGACTCCATTGCCGTTCGGGAATCCGTTCAAAAATGTCCGAAGGTGGAGGTGTTGTCGGTATCAAGTTTATTGGGAGAAGCGATCCGTCGGATCTACCATTCCGATTCGATCTCTTCCCTTTTTGTTGTTTGA
- the ispE gene encoding 4-(cytidine 5'-diphospho)-2-C-methyl-D-erythritol kinase, producing the protein MTLKFGWTIPPRMESLRFLSPAKINLSLRILNRREDDFHNLLMVMEKVSLFDEIFLEKIPTGIELTVHGPWSIVPSPIEKNLAYRAAKILQEVSDTYRGVRIGLTKKIPMGGGLGGGSSNAATVLKGLNELWGLNLPPEKLVKIGVRLGADIPFFIYDGPALVGGIGDLIKPLKKIAKLWIILINPGVPVSTPWAYKTWDANASIEGRTKQPRSGVEGEAPTALPLEGALPAPMKRLTQENQNVRRLSTFEEVLQVLHNDFEDVIFPEFPEIQKAKETLVKAGARGTLMSGSGSTVFGLFETKPARDKAITKIRKKAAWQVFTAENN; encoded by the coding sequence TTGACGCTTAAGTTTGGTTGGACTATCCCTCCCAGAATGGAATCGCTCCGGTTTTTATCTCCTGCCAAAATTAATCTTTCGCTCAGGATTTTGAATCGTCGCGAGGATGATTTTCACAATCTCCTCATGGTGATGGAAAAAGTAAGTCTGTTCGATGAGATTTTTCTGGAAAAGATTCCAACCGGTATTGAATTAACAGTCCATGGTCCATGGTCCATAGTCCCTAGTCCTATCGAGAAAAACCTTGCCTACCGTGCCGCCAAAATTCTTCAGGAAGTGTCCGACACTTACAGAGGGGTGCGGATCGGGCTGACAAAAAAAATCCCGATGGGGGGTGGGTTGGGGGGTGGGTCTTCCAATGCGGCAACAGTCCTGAAGGGTTTGAATGAACTTTGGGGATTAAATTTGCCCCCGGAAAAGCTCGTCAAAATCGGAGTTCGTCTGGGAGCCGATATTCCCTTCTTTATATATGATGGACCCGCGTTGGTGGGGGGGATTGGCGATTTAATTAAACCTTTAAAAAAGATTGCCAAGTTGTGGATTATTCTAATTAATCCCGGAGTTCCCGTTTCCACTCCTTGGGCTTACAAAACTTGGGATGCGAACGCCTCGATCGAGGGGCGAACAAAACAGCCGCGAAGCGGCGTTGAGGGGGAGGCTCCAACGGCTTTGCCGTTGGAGGGGGCTTTGCCTGCCCCTATGAAACGATTGACACAAGAAAATCAAAATGTTAGGAGGCTCTCCACTTTTGAAGAGGTCCTTCAAGTTTTACATAATGATTTTGAAGACGTTATTTTTCCGGAGTTTCCGGAAATCCAAAAGGCAAAAGAAACACTGGTCAAGGCAGGTGCAAGGGGCACATTGATGAGTGGTTCGGGTTCCACAGTTTTCGGATTGTTTGAAACAAAACCAGCGCGGGATAAAGCGATAACAAAAATCAGAAAAAAAGCGGCGTGGCAGGTTTTTACAGCAGAGAATAACTGA